One window of Ciconia boyciana chromosome 10, ASM3463844v1, whole genome shotgun sequence genomic DNA carries:
- the COL6A1 gene encoding collagen alpha-1(VI) chain, translated as MRLRDFLFTLLLLAGFLGGGSRAQRPEITTRVAKAEDCPVDLFFVLDTSESVALRVKPFGDLVAQVKDFTNRFIDKLTNRYYRCDRNLVWNAGALHYSDEVVLIKSLTSMPSGQNELKNRVSAVNYIGKGTYTDCAIKRGIEELLISGSHHKENKYLIVVTDGHPLEGYKEPCGGLDDAANEAKHLGIKVFSVAISPNHLDQRLNIIATDHAYRRNFTATSLKPTRELDVEETINTIIDMIKVNTEQSCCSFECQPPRGPPGPPGDPGNEGERGKPGLPGEKGEAGDPGRPGDMGPVGYQGMKGDKGSRGEKGSRGAKGAKGEKGRRGIDGIDGMKGEAGYPGLPGCKGSPGFDGTQGPPGPKGDPGAYGPKGGKGEPGDDGKPGRQGIPGSPGEKGAPGNQGEPGPPGETGDEGAPGVDGPPGERGSNGERGPPGSPGDRGPRGELGEPGPPGDQGREGPLGPPGEQGEPGPPGPKGYRGDDGPRGNEGPKGLPGAPGLPGDPGLMGERGEDGPPGNSTIGFTGAPGQPGDRGDPGVNGTKGYVGPKGDEGEAGDPGNDNPTPGPRGIKGAKGHRGPEGRPGPPGPVGPPGPDECEILDIIMKMCSCCECTCGPVDLLFVLDSSESIGLQNFQIAKDFIIKVIDRLSKDERVKFEAGESRVGVVQYSHDNTQELVAMGDANIDNIGALKQAVKNLKWIAGGTYTGEALQFTKDNLLRRFTSDKRVAIVITDGRSDTLRDPTPLNSLCDVTPVVSLGIGDIFRNPPNPDHLNDIACLSRPTRPGLSIQRDNYAELLDDTFLQNITSYVCQEKKCPDYTCPITFNGLADITLLVDSSTSVGSKNFETTKKFVKRLAERFLEAGKPTDDSVRVSVVQYSGRNQQKVEAQFQYNYTVIAKAIDNMEFINDATDVNAALRYVTGLYQRSSRGGAKKRVLVFSDGNSQGITARAIERAVQEAQQAGIEIYVLAVGSQANEPNIRVLVTGKSADYDVVYGERHLFRVPDYTSLLRGVFYQTVSRKIAVD; from the exons ATGAGGCTGCGAGACTTTCTATTCACTTTGCTGCTCCTGGCCGGCTTCCTGGGGGGGGGCTCGCGTGCTCAGCGCCCAGAAATCACCACCCGGGTTGCAAAAGCAGAAG aCTGCCCCGTGGACCTGTTCTTTGTCCTGGACACCTCAGAGAGCGTCGCCCTGAGGGTGAAGCCCTTTGGGGACCTGGTTGCCCAAGTGAAAGATTTCACCAACCGGTTCATTGATAAGCTGACAAACAG ATACTACCGCTGTGACCGCAACCTGGTGTGGAACGCTGGGGCACTGCACTACAGCGATGAGGTCGTGCTCATCAAGAGCCTCACCTCGATGCCCAGTGGCCAGAACGAGCTGAAGAACCGCGTCTCAGCCGTGAACTACATTGGGAAGGGCACTTACACAGACTGTGCCATAAAGCGGGGCATTGAGGAGCTGCTCATTAG TGGCTCCCATCACAAGGAGAATAAATACCTGATTGTGGTGACTGATGGACACCCCTTGGAAGGGTACAAGGAGCCGTGTGGAGGCCTGGACGATGCTGCCAATGAAGCCAAACATTTGGGGATCAAAGTGTTCTCCGTTGCCATCTCCCCCAACCACCTG GACCAGCGGCTCAACATCATCGCCACAGACCATGCCTACCGCCGCAACTTCACCGCCACCAGCCTGAAGCCAACCCGGGAGCTCGACGTGGAGGAAACCATCAACACCATCATCGACATGATT AAAGTTAACACGGAGCAATCG TGCTGCTCCTTCGAGTGCCAG CCTCCCCGAGGGCCCCCTGGACCTCCTGGTGACCCGGGCAATGAG GGAGAAAGAGGCAAGCCAGGTCTTCCCGGCGAgaaaggagaggctggagacCCA gGCAGGCCAGGGGACATGGGACCTGTTGGCTACCAAGGAATGAAG GGTGACAAAGGAAGTCGAGGAGAAAAG gGCTCGAGAGGAGCCAAAGGAGCCAAG GGTGAGAAGGGCAGGCGTGGAATCGATGGCATTGATGGCATGAAG GGTGAAGCTGGATACCCCGGCTTACCGGGCTGCAAAGGCTCACCAGGATTCGAC GGAACTCAAGGCCCGCCTGGACCAAAGGGAGATCCCGGTGCTTATGGACCCAAGGGAGGAAAG GGGGAGCCTGGGGACGACGGAAAACCTGGCCGACAGGGCATTCCCggcagccctggagagaag GGCGCGCCTGGAAACCAGGGTGAGCCTGGACCACCAGGAGAGACGGGCGATGAG GGCGCTCCAGGCGTGGATGGTCCTCCTGGAGAACGA GGCAGCAATGGAGAAAGAGGCCCCCCGGGCTCGCCAGGCGACCGCGGGCCAAGAGGAGAGCTG GGAGAGCCTGGACCACCTGGTGACCAAGGGCGGGAAGGACCCCTCGGACCACCTGGCGAGCAG GGCGAGCCTGGACCCCCAGGACCCAAGGGCTACAGGGGAGACGACGGCCCCCGCGGCAATGAG GGTCCAAAGGGATTGCCTGGAGCACCTGGGCTGCCTGGAGACCCTGGCCTGATGGGAGAAAGG gGGGAGGATGGCCCTCCTGGGAACAGCACGATTGGATTCACAGGCGCCCCA GGGCAGCCAGGAGACAGAGGTGACCCTGGCGTTAAC GGAACAAAAGGCTATGTTGGTCCTAAAGGTGAtgaaggagaagctggagacCCTGGCAATGAT aACCCAACCCCTGGCCCCAGGGGCATCAAAGGAGCGAAGGGCCACAGGGGACCTGAAGGCCGCCCG GGACCACCAGGACCTGTGGGGCCTCCAGGACCAGAT GAATGTGAAATCTTGGATATCATCATGAAGATGTGCT CTTGCTGCG AGTGCACCTGCGGTCCCGTCGACCTCCTCTTCGTGTTGGACAGCTCGGAGAGCATCGGCCTACAGAACTTCCAGATTGCCAAGGACTTCATCATTAAAGTCATCGACCGCCTGAGCAAGGACGAACGTGTGAAG TTTGAAGCTGGGGAGTCCCGTGTGGGTGTTGTGCAGTACAGCCATGACAACACACAGGagctggtggccatgggggaTGCCAACATAGACAACATCGGGGCGCTCAAACA GGCAGTCAAGAACCTGAAATGGATAGCTGGGGGCACCTACACTGGAGAAGCCCTGCAGTTCACCAAGGACAACCTGCTGCGGAGATTCACCTCTGACAAGCGCGTTGCCATTGTCATCACGGACGGACGCTCCGACACACTGCGGGACCCTACCCCGCTCAACTCTCTGTGCGATGTCACCCCA GTGGTTTCCCTTGGGATAGGTGACATTTTCCGGAACCCTCCAAATCCAGATCACCTGAATGACATAGCTTGTTTAAGCAGACCGACCAGGCCAGGACTGTCCATTCAAAGGGACAACTACGCCGAGCTCCTGGATGACACCTTCTTGCAGAACATCACCTCGTATGTCTGCCAAG agaagaaatgtcCGGACTACACCTGCCCAA TCACCTTCAACGGGCTGGCAGACATCACACTGCTGGTGGACAGCTCCACCAGCGTGGGGAGCAAGAACTTCGAGACCACCAAGAAGTTCGTGAAGCGGCTGGCAGAGCGGTTCCTGGAGGCCGGCAAGCCTACTGATGACTCCGTGCGTGTCTCTGTGGTCCAGTACAGTGGCAGGAACCAGCAGAAAGTGGAAGCTCAGTTCCAGTACAACTACACGGTCATCGCCAAAGCCATTGACAACATGGAGTTCATTAACGACGCCACGGACGTCAACGCCGCTCTGCGGTACGTCACGGGGCTGTACCAGCGGTCCTCCCGTGGTGGGGCAAAGAAGAGGGTGCTGGTGTTTTCTGATGGCAACTCTCAAGGGATCACCGCAAGGGCCATTGAGAGGGCTGTGCAGGAAGCTCAGCAGGCTGGCATTGAGATCTACGTGCTGGCAGTGGGCAGCCAAGCCAATGAGCCCAACATCCGTGTCCTGGTCACGGGGAAAAGCGCAGATTACGATGTGGTCTACGGGGAGCGCCACCTCTTCCGCGTGCCTGACTATACCTCTCTGCTGCGCGGTGTCTTCTACCAAACTGTCTCCAGGAAGATAGCTGTTGACTGA